A window of the Linepithema humile isolate Giens D197 chromosome 4, Lhum_UNIL_v1.0, whole genome shotgun sequence genome harbors these coding sequences:
- the LOC136999502 gene encoding uncharacterized protein: MRKPRTCEARSSHSISDGLISRKDLSDDNDVDDDGYEHDGAGPGDDNDVDDGRYEHGGAGPGDDNDVDDGGYEHGGAGPGDDNDVDDGGYEHGGAGPGDDNDVDDGEYKHGGAGPGDDNDVDDGGYEHGGAGPGDDNDVDDGGYEHGGAGPGDDNDVDDGGYEHGGAGPGDDNDVDDGEYKHGGAGPGDDNDVDDGGYEHGGNDAYGDAGDNGHTTFFKC, translated from the exons ATGCGCAAGCCACGTACATGTGAAGCGCGGAGCTCACAT TCCATATCAGATGGACTAATTTCAAGAAAAGATCTTAGTGACGACAATGATGTCGACGACGACGGGTACGAGCACGACGGTGCCGGTCCCGGTGACGACAATGACGTCGACGACGGCAGGTACGAGCATGGCGGTGCCGGTCCCGGTGACGACAATGACGTCGACGACGGCGGGTACGAGCATGGCGGTGCCGGTCCCGGTGACGACAATGACGTCGACGACGGCGGGTACGAGCATGGCGGTGCCGGTCCCGGTGACGACAATGACGTCGACGACGGCGAATACAAGCACGGTGGTGCCGGTCCCGGTGACGACAATGACGTCGACGACGGCGGGTACGAGCATGGCGGTGCCGGTCCCGGTGACGACAATGACGTCGACGACGGCGGGTACGAGCACGGCGGTGCCGGTCCCGGTGACGACAATGACGTCGACGACGGCGGGTACGAGCATGGCGGTGCCGGTCCCGGTGACGACAATGACGTCGACGACGGCGAATACAAGCACGGTGGTGCCGGTCCCGGTGACGACAATGACGTCGACGACGGCGGGTACGAGCACGGCGGCAACGATGCTTACGGCGATGCCGGTGACAACGGACACACTACTTTCTTTAAATGTTAG
- the LOC136999503 gene encoding uncharacterized protein — protein sequence MGDIPRELIYLDSHRRRIQDRKCGYVTASISDGLISRKDLSDDNDVDDDGYEHDGAGPGDDNDVDDGRYEHGGAGPGDDNDVDDGGYEHGGAGPGDDNDVDDGEYKHGGAGPGDDNDVDDGGYEHGGAGPGDDNDVDDGGYEHGGAGPGDDNDVDDGEYKHGGAGPGDDNDVDDGGYEHGGAGPGDDNDVDDGGYEHGGAGPGDDNDVDDGGYEHGGAGPGDDNDVDDGEYKHGGAGPGDDNDVDDGGYEHGGNDAYGDAGDNGHTTFFKCTTIKKDNNRSSSSRKRRYGKRQGQRKRPGQRKRPGQRKRPRQRRQRWTKWRH from the exons ATGGGCGATATTCCACGGGAACTCATTTATTTAGATTCCCATCGAAGACGGATACAAGACAGAAAATGTGGATACGTAACAGCg TCCATATCAGATGGACTAATTTCAAGAAAAGATCTTAGTGACGACAATGATGTCGACGACGACGGGTACGAGCACGACGGTGCCGGTCCCGGTGACGACAATGACGTCGACGACGGCAGGTACGAGCATGGCGGTGCCGGTCCCGGTGACGACAATGACGTCGATGACGGCGGGTACGAGCATGGCGGTGCCGGTCCCGGTGACGACAATGACGTCGACGACGGCGAATACAAGCACGGTGGTGCCGGTCCCGGTGACGACAATGACGTCGACGACGGCGGGTACGAGCATGGCGGTGCCGGTCCCGGTGACGACAATGACGTCGACGACGGCGGGTACGAGCATGGCGGTGCCGGTCCCGGTGACGACAATGACGTCGACGACGGCGAATACAAGCACGGTGGTGCCGGTCCCGGTGACGACAATGACGTCGACGACGGCGGGTACGAGCATGGCGGTGCCGGTCCCGGTGACGACAATGACGTCGACGACGGCGGGTACGAGCACGGCGGTGCCGGTCCCGGTGACGACAATGACGTCGACGACGGCGGGTACGAGCATGGCGGTGCCGGTCCCGGTGACGACAATGACGTCGACGACGGCGAATACAAGCACGGTGGTGCCGGTCCCGGTGACGACAATGACGTCGACGACGGCGGGTACGAGCACGGCGGCAACGATGCTTACGGCGATGCCGGTGACAACGGACACACTACTTTCTTTAAAT gTACAACAATTAAAAAGGATAATAACAGAAGCAGTTCGTCGAGGAAGAGGAGGTACGGGAAGAGGCAGGGGCAGAGAAAGAGGCCGGGGCAGAGGAAGAGGCCGGGGCAGAGGAAGAGGCCGAGGCAGAGGAGGCAGAGGTGGACGAAATGGCGTCactaa
- the LOC136999661 gene encoding uncharacterized protein yields the protein MNNAVFGKTMENVRNHTDVRLVTQWEGRYGAEAMIAKPNFHSRSVFSENLIAIELRKLEVKFDKPIYVGMCILDISKTCLYEFHYEYMAPLYRDNCKIMYTDTDSLIYFLQCENVYHDMKRDLSKFDTSDYSEDNVYGIPRANKKIPGLMKDENNGAIMTEFVGLRAKMYALRVTGQKNTKKVKGVKKSVVARTITFDDYTRCLNDDIELTRRQSCIRSKMHEVYTVSESKLAFSPYDDKRCIVSGSTDTLPWGHYKIQL from the coding sequence atgaaCAACGCGGTTTTTGGCAAAACTATGgagaatgtgcgaaatcaTACGGATGTACGGCTCGTTACACAGTGGGAGGGACGATACGGAGCGGAGGCCATGATCGCCAAACCAAATTTTCATAGCCGAAGCGTGTTCTCGGAGAATCTAATCGCCATAGAATTGCGGaaactcgaagtgaaattTGACAAGCCGATCTACGTGGGTATGTGTATTCTCGACATATCCAAAACCTGCTTGTACGAGTTTCACTACGAATACATGGCACCTTTATACCGcgacaattgtaaaattatgtacaccGACACAGACAGtctgatatactttctacaatgCGAGAACGTATATCACGATATGAAACGCGACCTTTCAAAATTTGATACGAGTGATTATTCCGAGGACAATGTTTACGGTATACCGCGTGCGAACAAGAAGATACCGGGTCTGATGAAAGATGAGAACAACGGCGCGATCATGACGGAATTTGTCGGACTGAGGGCGAAAATGTATGCGTTGAGAGTCACCggccaaaaaaacaccaaaaAGGTCAAAGGTGTAAAAAAGAGTGTAGTCGCCAGAACTATAACGTTTGACGATTACACTCGATGTCTCAATGATGATATCGAGCTGACGCGGCGTCAATCGTGTATCCGATCAAAGATGCACGAAGTGTACACTGTATCAGAGTCAAAGCTCGCGTTCAGTCCGTACGATGATAAGCGCTGCATCGTATCCGGTTCCACCGACACTCTACCGTGGggacattataaaatacaattgtag
- the LOC105678366 gene encoding uncharacterized protein, whose amino-acid sequence METERDLTVQAANIKTLREFLPWDYECDEYLNILREKCRKKQRTGLINFLVAQITRLEGVKNTLHERFVPIGAGYRAKKGFIWKEIETAFRNRILTSAVINSDYIKPCPFLEQIKSIIIKRIHSVMVKHGSVKINTMFNGEFIVGDKTAVKTIATKNRELFPTSDLNEWYMKHMVDAILTSLEEFQERDSGWALLHILDLTINVKKFNPLHAGCHIKLPREILFKRAVVNVQSTDNVCFAWAVVALHPAEKYSERVSQYPHYSTVLNLCGIEFPMTLPQISKFEKLNTTTVNVFTIEGRSIIPLRLTDDKKEKHVNLLYVPGNNEAHFVYIKDLSRLVSSQLSKRNGKKYVCDR is encoded by the coding sequence ATGGAGACGGAGCGTGATCTCACCGTTCAAGCTGCAAACATTAAAACGTTGAGAGAGTTCCTCCCATGGGACTACGAGTGTGACGAGTACCTCAATATATTGAGGGAAAAATGTCGCAAGAAACAACGCACTGgactaataaattttttggtgGCGCAAATAACACGTCTGGAGGGTGTAAAAAACACCCTGCATGAGCGATTTGTGCCCATCGGTGCTGGATATAGAGCGAAGAAAGGATTCATTTGGAAAGAAATCGAGACGGCCTTCAGAAACCGTATATTAACCAGCGCAGTCATTAACTCGGACTATATCAAACCTTGTCCATTtttggaacaaataaaaagtataatcatAAAGCGGATCCACAGCGTCATGGTGAAACATGGCAGTGTCAAGATCAACACTATGTTCAACGGGGAATTTATCGTTGGTGACAAGACTGCCGTAAAGACCATCGCCACAAAAAACCGTGAGCTATTTCCCACATCTGATCTAAACGAATGGTACATGAAGCATATGGTTGACGCCATCCTGACGTCTCTGGAGGAATTTCAAGAACGCGACAGCGGATGGGCATTGTTACATATCTTGGACCTCACCATCAACGTCAAGAAGTTCAATCCTCTGCACGCGGGATGCCACATCAAGTTACCGCgggaaattttattcaaaaggGCAGTGGTCAACGTGCAATCGACGGACAATGTATGTTTCGCGTGGGCAGTCGTCGCTTTACATCCAGCGGAAAAGTACTCGGAAAGAGTATCGCAGTACCCGCACTATTCAACGGTGCTGAATTTGTGCGGTATCGAGTTCCCCATGACGCTTCCACAAAtctcaaaatttgaaaaattgaacacCACCACCGTAAACGTATTCACAATCGAAGGCCGTTCAATCATTCCTCTGCGTCTCACCGACGATAAAAAAGAGAAGCATGTCAACCTGCTCTACGTGCCTGGAAACAACGAGGCACACTTTGTATATATCAAGGATTTATCGCGGTTGGTGAGCTCGCAACTGAGCAAGCGAAATGGCAAAAAGTACGTTTGTGATCGATaa